One genomic segment of Linepithema humile isolate Giens D197 chromosome 5, Lhum_UNIL_v1.0, whole genome shotgun sequence includes these proteins:
- the beta-Spec gene encoding spectrin beta chain isoform X7 encodes MTTDISVVRGGWDPTLQQEIVDEYEYDGGNSSSRLFERSRIKALAGERELVQKKTFQKWVNSHLVRCSCRIGDLYADLRDGKMLIRLLEILSGERLPRPTKGKMRIHCLENVDKALQFLREQRVHLENMGSHDIVDGNPRLSLGLIWTIILRFQIQDITIEETDNQETKSAKDALLLWCQMKTAGYHNVNVRNFTTSWRDGLAFNAIIHKHRPDLIQFDKLSKSNAIHNLNNAFNVAEDKLGLTKLLDAEDIFVDHPDEKSIITYVVTYYHYFSKMKQETVQGKRIGKVVGIAMENDRMINEYESLTSDLLRWIEATIEALGDRRFANSLVGVQSQLSQFSNYRTVEKPPKFVEKGNLEVLLFTLQSKMRANNQKPYTPKEGKMISDINKAWERLEKAEHERELALREELIRQEKLEQLAARFNRKASMRETWLSENQRLVAQDNFGFDLAAVEAAAKKHEAIETDIFAYEERVQAVMAVSQELEAENYHDIERINARKDNVLRLWNYLLELLRARRMRLELSLQLQQNFQEMLYILDSMEEIKMRLLTDDYGKHLMGVEDLLQKHSLVEADINVLGERVKAVVQQSQRFLEHGDGYRPCDPAIIVERVQQLENAYAELVRLAIERRTRLEESRKLWQFYWDMADEENWIKEKEQIVSTGDIGHDLTTINLLLSKHKALENEIQSHEPQLMTVAAVGDELVRQQHFGSDRIRERLQEILAMWNHLLDLAAFRRKRLEEAVDYHQLFADADDIDIWMLDTLRLVSSEDVGRDEANVQSLLKKHKDVTDELKNYAATIEQLHQQASSLGEQDAKSPEVLERLTSIDNRYKELLELAKLRKQRLLDALSLYKVFSETDGVEQWIGEKNRMLDTMVPAKDIEDVEIMKHRYNGFEKEMNANASRVAVVNQLARQLLHVEHPNSEQIIARQNELNQKWAELREKAEGKREELNSAHGVQTFHIECRETVSWIEDKKRILQQTDSLEMDLTGVMTLQRRLSGMERDLAAIQAKLDALEKEAEIIQKEHPEEAAVIRERIAQIHLIWEQLTQMLKERDAKLEEAGDLHRFLRDLDHFQTWLTKTQTDVASEDTPTSLADAEKLLTQHQNIKEEIDNYTDDYQKMMEYGERLTSEAGDGDTQYMFLRERLNALKMGWEELHQMWVNRQNLLSNSLNLQVFDRDARQAEVLLSQQEHILAKDETPANFEQAEHMIKRHEAFMTTMDANDEKINSVVQFAGRLVDEGHFAADKVKKKAENINDRRRINRDKANQLMEKLKDQLQLQMFLQDCEELGEWVQEKHITAQDETYRSAKTIHSKWTRHQAFEAEIASNKDRLQQLQQAADELIQQKPDLAEIIKPKVTELAEQFVELETTTHDKGERLFDANREVLIHQTCDDIDSWMNELEKQIESTDTGSDLASVNILMQKQQMIETQMAVKAKQVTELDKQAEHLQRTVPDDKMEEIKCKKEKVAQRFAQLKAPLIDRQRHLEKKKEAFQFRRDVEDEKLWIAEKIPQATSPEYGNSLFNVHMLKKKNQSLRTEIENHEPRINLVCNNGQKLIDEGHEDSPEFQKLISELTEKWRELNHAVDDRNKHLLQNEKAQQYFFDATEAESWMSEQELYMMVEDRGKDEISAQNLMKKHESLEHAVDDYADTIRQLGETARQLINDQHPLADQISVKQSQVDKLYAGLKDLAGERRAKLDEALQLFMLNREVDDLEQWIQERELVAGSHELGQDYDHVTLLWERFKEFARDTEAIGSERVEAVNGIADSLIATGHSDAATIAEWKDGLNEVWQDLLELIETRTQMLVASRELHKFFHDCKDVLSRILEKQNAMSDELGRDAGSVSALQRKHANFIQDLTTLQSQVTQIEEESAKLQASYAGDKAREITNREAEVVAAWNNLQSLCDGRRTKLEDTGDLFRFFNMVRTLMIWMDDVVRQMNTSEKPRDVAGVELLMNNHQSLKAEIDAREDNLMACINLGKDLLARNHYASVQIKEKLAALTDHRNALLHRWEERWENLQLILEVYQFARDAAVAEAWLIAQEPYLMSQELGHTIDEVENLIKKHEAFEKSAAAQEERFSALHRLTTFELKELKRREQEREEEERRKKEEAAAAEAARLAKATPVTSPDEPPSERAETDGATSGERGEDEGHEQRSPSDDEFEGPLQRKHEWESTTKKASNRSWDKVYMVVRGQNLCVYKDQKSYKASPDQAYKGEAPLDLRGATITVASDYTKKKHVFRVKSQSGSDFLFQAKDDAEMNDWVSVLNQAAQGTSGAGTSRAHTLPAPTQAETKRRSFFTLKKN; translated from the exons ATGACGACCGACATCTCGGTGGTGCGCGGGGGTTGGGACCCTACGCTGCAGCAAGAGATTGTCGACGAGTACGAATACGACGGGGGAAACTCGAGCTCGAGACTTTTCGAACGCTCACGCATCAAGGCATTAGCTG GTGAGCGTGAATTAGTGCAAAAGAAGACTTTCCAGAAATGGGTCAACTCCCACTTAGTCCGATGCTCGTGCCGAATCGGCGATCTGTACGCCGATCTGCGGGACGGCAAGATGCTGATAAGGCTCTTGGAAATCCTGTCGGGTGAGCGCTTGCCGCGCCCCACCAAGGGCAAGATGCGCATCCATTGCTTGGAGAACGTGGACAAGGCTCTGCAATTCCTGCGCGAGCAGAGGGTGCATCTGGAGAACATGGGTTCCCACGACATCGTCGACGGGAATCCGCGTCTGAGTTTGGGTCTTATCTGGACGATAATCCTGCGATTCCAGATTCAGGACATCACGATCGAGGAGACGGACAATCAGGAGACCAAGTCCGCGAAAGACGCGCTACTGCTGTGGTGCCAGATGAAGACCGCGGGTTACCACAACGTGAACGTGAGGAACTTCACGACGTCGTGGCGGGACGGGCTGGCATTCAACGCGATCATCCACAAACACCGTCCGGACTTAATTCAATTCGATAAGCTCTCGAAATCGAACGCGATACACAATCTCAACAACGCGTTCAACGTCGCGGAGGACAAGCTCGGTCTCACGAAACTCCTGGACGCCGAGGACATCTTTGTCGATCATCCGGACGAGAAGTCCATCATAACGTACGTCGTCACGTACTACCATTACTTCTCGAAGATGAAGCAGGAAACTGTGCAGGGTAAGAGAATCGGCAAGGTGGTCGGCATCGCGATGGAGAACGACCGTATGATAAACGAATACGAGAGCCTTACCAGCGACCTGCTGCGCTGGATCGAGGCGACGATCGAGGCGCTCGGCGATCGCAGGTTCGCGAACTCTCTGGTGGGCGTGCAGTCGCAGCTCTCGCAATTCTCCAACTACCGCACGGTGGAGAAGCCGCCGAAATTCGTGGAGAAGGGCAATCTCGAGGTGCTGCTGTTCACTCTGCAGTCGAAGATGCGCGCGAACAATCAAAAACCGTACACGCCGAAGGAGGGCAAGATGATATCCGACATCAACAAAGCTTGGGAGAGGCTGGAGAAGGCTGAACACGAGCGGGAATTGGCTCTTCGCGAGGAACTGATTCGGCAAGAGAAGTTGGAGCAGCTGGCAGCTAGATTCAACCGCAAGGCCAGCATGCGTGAGACATGGCTGTCGGAGAATCAACGACTGGTGGCGCAGGACAACTTCGGCTTCGATCTCGCCGCCGTGGAAGCCGCCGCCAAGAAGCACGAGGCTATAGAGACCGATATATTCGCTTACGAGGAGCGCGTGCAGGCCGTTATGGCGGTCTCCCAGGAGCTCGAGGCGGAAAACTATCACGACATCGAGCGCATTAACGCTCGCAAGGACAACGTCCTGCGACTGTGGAACTATCTTCTCGAATTGCTCCGCGCTAGGCGGATGCGATTGGAATTGTCGCTGCAGCTGCAACAGAACTTCCAGGAGATGCTGTACATTCTCGACAGCATGGAGGAGATCAAGATGCGATTGCTGACGGACGATTACGGCAAGCATCTCATGGGCGTGGAGGATCTTCTGCAGAAGCACTCTCTTGTCGAGGCGGATATCAACGTCCTCGGCGAGAGAGTCAAAGCCGTCGTGCAACAGAGCCAGAGATTCCTAGAGCATGGAGACGGCTATCGACCGTGTGACCCGGCCATCATCGTCGAACGCGTGCAACAACTGGAGAACGCGTACGCCGAACTGGTCCGGCTGGCGATCGAGCGTCGTACCAGGCTCGAGGAGTCTCGGAAACTCTGGCAATTCTACTGGGATATGGCGGACGAGGAGAATTGGATAAAGGAGAAGGAGCAAATTGTATCGACGGGCGACATCGGCCACGATCTCACCACCATCAATCTGCTGCTCTCCAAGCACAAGGCACTGGAGAACGAGATACAGTCGCACGAGCCGCAGCTGATGACTGTCGCCGCGGTCGGCGACGAGCTGGTTCGCCAGCAGCATTTCGGCTCGGATCGCATCCGAGAGAGGCTTCAGGAGATCCTCGCCATGTGGAACCATCTGCTGGATCTCGCGGCTTTCCGAAGAAAGCGACTCGAGGAGGCGGTCGACTATCACCAGCTCTTCGCGGACGCGGATGATATAGATATCTGGATGCTGGATACTCTGCGACTCGTTTCATCGGAGGACGTCGGCAGAGACGAGGCGAACGTGCAGTCGTTGCTGAAGAAACACAAGGACGTAACGGACGAGCTCAAGAACTACGCCGCGACTATCGAGCAGCTTCACCAGCAGGCATCCTCTCTGGGCGAGCAAGATGCCAAGTCGCCGGAGGTTCTGGAGAGGCTGACTTCGATAGACAACAGGTACAAGGAGCTTCTCGAGCTCGCCAAGCTACGGAAGCAGCGGCTGTTGGACGCCTTGTCGTTGTACAAGGTGTTCAGCGAGACCGACGGAGTCGAGCAGTGGATCGGCGAGAAGAACAGGATGCTGGACACAATGGTGCCCGCCAAGGATATCGAGGACGTCGAGATCATGAAGCACCGCTACAACGGTTTCGAGAAGGAGATGAACGCGAACGCGTCCCGCGTCGCCGTCGTCAATCAACTTGCCAGGCAGCTGCTTCACGTCGAGCACCCGAACTCGGAACAGATAATCGCGCGGCAGAACGAGCTGAATCAGAAGTGGGCCGAGCTGCGCGAGAAGGCGGAGGGCAAGCGCGAGGAACTCAACTCCGCGCACGGCGTGCAGACATTCCACATCGAGTGTCGCGAGACCGTGTCGTGGATCGAGGACAAGAAGCGAATTCTCCAGCAAACCGACAGCCTGGAGATGGATCTGACCGGCGTGATGACGCTGCAGCGCAGACTGAGCGGCATGGAGCGCGATCTGGCAGCGATCCAGGCGAAGCTGGACGCACTGGAGAAGGAAGCGGAGATCATACAGAAAGAACATCCGGAAGAGGCGGCCGTGATACGCGAGAGGATCGCGCAGATCCATCTGATCTGGGAGCAACTGACGCAGATGCTGAAAGAGCGCGACGCGAAGCTCGAGGAGGCTGGCGACCTCCATCGATTCCTGCGCGATCTCGATCACTTCCAGACGTGGCTCACGAAGACGCAGACCGACGTTGCCAGCGAGGACACGCCGACCAGTCTCGCCGATGCCGAGAAGCTTCTCACGCAGCATCAGAATATCAAGGAGGAGATCGACAATTACACCGACGATTATCAGAAGATGATGGAGTACGGCGAGCGGCTGACGTCGGAGGCTGGCGACGGCGACACGCAGTACATGTTCCTGCGCGAGCGGCTCAACGCGCTCAAGATGGGCTGGGAGGAGTTACATCAGATGTGGGTGAATCGTCAGAACCTGCTGTCCAACTCTCTGAATCTGCAGGTGTTCGATCGCGACGCGCGCCAAGCGGAAGTGCTGCTGTCGCAGCAGGAGCACATCCTCGCCAAGGACGAGACACCGGCGAATTTCGAGCAAGCGGAGCACATGATCAAGCGACACGAGGCTTTCATGACCACCATGGACGCGAACGACGAGAAGATCAATTCCGTCGTGCAGTTCGCCGGACGTTTGGTCGATGAGGGACACTTCGCAGCCGACAAGGTGAAGAAGAAGGCCGAGAACATCAATGATCGTCGACGAATCAATCGCGATAAGGCGAATCAGCTTATGGAGAAGCTCAAGGATCAGCTTCAGCTGCAGATGTTCCTGCAGGATTGCGAGGAGCTCGGCGAATGGGTGCAGGAGAAACATATCACCGCTCAGGACGAGACTTACAGAAGCGCGAAGACCATTCACAGCAAGTGGACTCGTCATCAAGCATTCGAGGCGGAAATCGCGAGCAACAAGGACCGCCTGCAGCAGTTGCAGCAGGCCGCGGACGAGTTGATACAGCAGAAGCCGGACCTCGCCGAGATCATCAAGCCGAAGGTGACCGAACTGGCGGAACAATTCGTCGAGCTGGAGACAACGACGCACGACAAGGGCGAGAGACTGTTCGACGCGAATCGCGAAGTATTGATACATCAGACTTGCGACGACATCGATTCCTGGATGAACGAGCTGGAAAAGCAGATAGAAAGCACGGACACCGGCTCCGATCTGGCGTCGGTGAACATACTCATGCAGAAGCAACAGATGATCGAGACGCAAATGGCGGTGAAAGCGAAACAGGTGACCGAATTGGACAAACAGGCGGAACACCTGCAGCGCACCGTGCCCGACGACAAGATGGAAGAGATCAAGTGCAAGAAAGAGAAGGTCGCCCAGAGATTCGCGCAGCTCAAAGCGCCGCTGATCGATCGCCAGCGGCATCtcgagaagaagaaagaggccTTCCAGTTCCGGCGCGACGTCGAAGACGAGAAGCTGTGGATCGCGGAAAAGATACCGCAGGCGACCAGCCCCGAATACGGCAACTCGCTGTTTAACGTTCACATGTTGAAGAAGAAGAATCAGTCGTTGCGCACGGAAATCGAGAACCACGAGCCGAGAATCAATCTTGTGTGCAACAACGGGCAGAAACTGATCGACGAGGGACACGAGGACAGCCCCGAGTTCCAGAAACTGATATCCGAACTGACGGAGAAATGGCGCGAGCTGAATCACGCGGTCGACGACAGGAACAAACATCTGCTGCAGAACGAGAAGGCGCAGCAATACTTCTTCGACGCCACCGAGGCGGAGTCGTGGATGAGCGAGCAGGAGCTCTACATGATGGTCGAAGATCGCGGCAAGGACGAGATTTCCGCCCAAAATCTGATGAAGAAGCACGAATCGCTGGAGCACGCGGTGGACGATTACGCGGACACGATCCGCCAGCTCGGCGAGACCGCTCGGCAGCTCATAAACGATCAGCATCCGCTGGCCGATCAGATCTCCGTGAAGCAATCGCAGGTGGACAAACTGTACGCCGGCTTGAAAGATCTGGCGGGTGAGCGACGCGCCAAATTAGACGAGGCGCTGCAGCTGTTCATGCTGAATCGAGAGGTCGACGATCTCGAGCAATGGATCCAGGAAAGGGAACTGGTTGCCGGCAGCCACGAGCTAGGTCAGGATTACGATCACGTGACTCTGCTGTGGGAGAGATTCAAGGAATTCGCCCGCGACACCGAGGCGATCGGTTCCGAGCGGGTGGAGGCTGTGAACGGCATCGCCGATTCGCTGATCGCCACCGGGCATTCCGACGCGGCGACGATCGCCGAATGGAAAGACGGGCTGAACGAGGTCTGGCAAGATCTGCTCGAGCTAATCGAGACCCGCACGCAGATGCTGGTGGCCAGTCGCGAGCTGCACAAGTTCTTCCACGATTGCAAGGATGTTCTCAGCAGAATCCTGGAGAAGCAGAACGCCATGTCGGACGAGCTTGGCCGCGACGCCGGCTCGGTGTCGGCCCTCCAACGTAAGCACGCTAACTTCATCCAAGACTTGACCACATTGCAGAGCCAGGTTACGCAGATCGAAGAAGAATCCGCCAAACTGCAAGCCAGCTACGCCGGCGATAAAGCGCGGGAAATCACGAATCGTGAGGCCGAGGTCGTGGCGGCGTGGAACAATCTGCAATCGCTGTGCGACGGTAGGCGAACCAAATTGGAGGACACCGGCGATCTCTTCAGATTCTTCAACATGGTTCGGACTCTGATGATCTGGATGGACGATGTCGTACGTCAGATGAACACGTCCGAGAAACCGCGCGACGTCGCCGGCGTCGAATTACTCATGAACAATCATCAAAGCTTGAAGGCGGAAATCGACGCCAGGGAGGATAATCTAATGGCGTGCATTAATCTCGGCAAGGATTTACTCGCTAGAAATCATTACGCTAGCGTGCAGATAAAGGAAAAACTTGCAGCACTGACCGATCACAGAAACGCGCTGTTGCACCGATGGGAGGAACGTTGGGAGAACTTGCAGCTCA TTCTGGAAGTCTATCAATTTGCTCGAGATGCGGCGGTTGCTGAAGCATGGTTAATTGCTCAAGAACCATATCTTATGAGCCAGGAACTCGGT CACACTATCGACGAAGTTGAAAATTTGATCAAGAAACACGAGGCTTTCGAAAAATCGGCAGCTGCGCAAGAAGAAAGGTTTAGTGCCTTGCACCGACTTACTACT TTCGAGCTGAAAGAATTGAAACGACGGGAgcaagaaagagaggaagaggaaagaCGCAAGAAGGAAGAGGCGGCAGCGGCGGAAGCCGCACGTTTGGCCAAGGCAACGCCCGTCACTAGTCCAGACGAACCACCTAGCGAAAG AGCTGAAACCGACGGAGCAACGAGCGGTGAACGCGGAGAAGACGAGGGACACG AACAACGAAGTCCGAGCGACGACGAGTTCGAGGGGCCGTTGCAGCGGAAGCACGAGTGGGAAAGTACGACGAAGAAGGCGTCCAACCGATCCTGGGACAAGGTGTACATGGTCGTACGCGGACAGAacttatgtgtatataaagaCCAGAAGTCGTACAAAGCTTCGCCCGATCAAGCGTACAAAGGAGAGGCTCCTCTCGACTTGCGAGGCGCGACTATTACTGTAGCGAGTGATTACACTAAGAAGAAACATGTCTTCCGAGTCAA GTCGCAAAGCGGATCCGACTTCCTGTTCCAGGCCAAAGACGACGCCGAAATGAACGACTGGGTGTCCGTGCTAAATCAAGCGGCGCAAGGAACATCAGGCGCCGGCACATCAAGGGCCCACACTTTGCCCGCTCCGACACAAGCCGAAACTAAGCGGCGTAGTTTCTTCACTCTCAAGAAAAA CTAA